TAAGATGGAAACTAAGATCCCAAGCAGCAGCAATTGACCAATTTAAATCAGCCATATTCTTCAAATACTGTGCAACTtataaactaacaaacaaaGTCTTGATCTATCTTTTTTTGTGATATGGATGGCGTCGCCTAAAGGTACTTATAGACTTATTTGGTGGCTGATGCTGTTTATTCTGGTACTGTGTGATTACTGGTGTCTCATGAGCCGCTAGCTTATTCACTACAAAGTCATCACCAGGGTTCATGCTTTCCATCATGTTTAGTTTTGCTTCAATAGACTGTATTGCGGTTTTCTTGCTAAGTTTGATTTCTGGCTTGGCACCGGCGAGGGCAGCAATACCTAATTCTGGTTTTGGCTTCTCTTGTTCTTCCTGTGATCAAAAATAGAATACTGTAACATTCAGTAACTATGCactttatcaaataataaagaaagtataattatttattaatctgtgaAACTAGCAATTTGCATTGCCAAtgcttaaaaaataacttaccaaAATATTCTTTGCAAACTTAACGCAGATACGTTTTGAGCCTAACATCTGACCATTGAGTGAGTTCATGGCTTTGATAGCATCCTGCCTCATCTTGTATGTGACGAACGCAAAGCCCCGCGGCTGTCCCGCATTGGGTCCACTGCGATGAAACAGCATGTCGAACTTCTCGATATTGCCGTAGACGCGGACCATTTTCAGTAATTGGTACCGGTAATGAGAAAAATTTGGGTTAGCTTCATATGCTCAAGTAATGAAAGTACAGAAAAACAATCATTTTGgtactaaatacatttttattgaaacattaaAGGCTACTAAGCCTCAAAACAGTTGCATTATAGAGTGGTGTTCTGTAAATCTGGTTAAATTCAAGCTGATattgtaaatactataataatattgtaatagtttatttaactaTAAGACTATTGTAAACATgcagtgtattttattttagagtaATGTGTAGTATTGCTACTTTAAGTTTAGTATTGTTATATCATCACACCAACATTTAATGTATGAACTTAAAGAATAAATGAGAGTAAAAAAGTGTCTTAGTACAGTAACTTAGCCATTTTACTGTTCAATAGATATTAAACTGCaatgaaagataaaataatcataCTCATTGACTCTCGGTTCGAGGTTTCCAATCCACAGTCTCTTGTCAGACACATCATTCTGCAACACAGGCTCTAGTTGTAA
This genomic window from Manduca sexta isolate Smith_Timp_Sample1 chromosome 17, JHU_Msex_v1.0, whole genome shotgun sequence contains:
- the LOC115443092 gene encoding probable RNA-binding protein 18; its protein translation is MEGATVPLQLEPVLQNDVSDKRLWIGNLEPRVNEYQLLKMVRVYGNIEKFDMLFHRSGPNAGQPRGFAFVTYKMRQDAIKAMNSLNGQMLGSKRICVKFAKNILEEQEKPKPELGIAALAGAKPEIKLSKKTAIQSIEAKLNMMESMNPGDDFVVNKLAAHETPVITQYQNKQHQPPNKSISTFRRRHPYHKKR